The Halotia branconii CENA392 region GGAGGTATCCAACCACAATTTACGTCAAAACAAGAACTTAAGCTTGGTAATACCTTATTTAAACCTCTTAGAAGTAACTCAGGCGGTTATCAGAATGTAGATGATGGGGGTTATCAAATTCTACTTAACTATCGTTCCGGTAAAGAAATTGCTCAACGGGTGACTGTTACAGATGTCCTCTCGGATAAAGTAAATCCAGATTTGGTGAAAGACCGCATCGTTTTAATTGGTTCTACCGCAGTCAGCTTGAAGGATATTTTTAACACACCTTATAGCAGTGGCAAGTTAGACAACTCAGGGAAAATGCCAGGAGTCGTCATTCATGCCCATAGCGTTAGTCAAATTCTTAGTGCTGTTCTCAAACCTCAGCAACCTCTTTTTTGGTTTTTACCCCAATGGGCAGAAGTAGTGTGGATATTTGTGTGGAGTTTAGCTGGAGGACTCATCGCATCGCGCATTCAGCATCCAATGCCTTTAGGAATTGCCAGCGGAGTAGTTATAGCTGTTTTAATCGGCAGTAACTTTTTTATCTTTACTCAAGCCGGATGGATTCCTGTGGTATCTCCAGCATTCGGTTTGGTGCTGGGAGCAGGAAGTATGCTTGGTTATACGGCATATCAAAGCAAGCAAGAGCAAGAAGAAATTGCACAAAGAGTTCAGGAACAACAAGAAGCCATTGCACAGTTGCAAGCTCTTTTGCGTCAAGGTGAAAGTAGTTCAATTCCCACAACAGAGATAATTTATCCTGTTAATATTGGGCAAGAAATTCCGTTAAATACATTATTAAGCAATCGCTATAAAATTGCAGAGCATTTAGGTGGGGGAGGATTTAGTCGTACTTACTTAGCTCTAGATACTCAGCGTCCTGGTAATCCTCAGTGTGTTGTCAAACAATTAAAACCCGCTAATCAAGAGACACAATATTTAAAAGTTGTAAGACGTTTATTTAACACGGAAGCAGACATTTTAGAGGTTTTAGGCAAGCATCAGCAAATTCCCCAGTTGCTTGCTTATTTTGAAGAGAACCAGCAATTTTATCTCGTACAGGAATTTATTAAAGGATATCCTTTGAATAAAGAGATTTCTCCTGGTAAACGTCTTTCGGAACTTCAAGTTATAGAACTACTCAAAGATGTTTTGCAAGTCCTAAGCTTTGTTCACAGTTATAGTGTTATTCACCGAGATATCAAACCAAATAATTTAATTCGTCGAGAAGATGGACGTATTGTGCTAATTGACTTTGGTGCTGTAAAACTAATTCAACCTCAACGAGAAGATAACTATATAAACGAGATACAAGAAAATCAAACAATTGCAATTGTGACTCCTGGTTATGCACCTTCGGAGCAAACTAGCGGACAACCAAAACTTAACAGTGATATTTATGCTTTGGGAATAGTTGCAATTCAAGCTTTAACTGGTGTAGACCCCAGAAAATTCGGTAGAAATCCAAATACTGGTGAGTTGGTTGTACTAACTCAGGCAAATGGAATTTCTCAATATTGGCACGAATTAGCTCAAGTCAGTCATAAATTAATCACTATATTAGATAGAATGGTAAAGCTTGATTTCACCAAAAGATATCAATCGGTTACAGAGGTGTTAAAGAGTTTAGAAAGTTTAAAAACCTGATTATAAGTATAACTTGTAACTCATAATTACACGGAGTGGATCATAAAATTTATTAACTATGCTTCGTCTTCCACTGCGCCTAGTGCTTTGAGTGTTGCAATTTCGGCTGAGGTTAAGCCTTTAACGCCTGTGATGTTCATGCGTTCATAAGGGCGATCGCGAAGGGTTTTAACACAATTGCCTGTTTTGATATCCCAGAACTTAATTGTGCCATCACCACTGCTACTAGCAATAGTGTTACCATCTGGACTAAAAATAACTGAAGTGATCCACTGTGTATGTCCCTGTAAAATTTTTAAGCATTTACCACTGCTGACATCCCAAAGTCTTATAGTGTTATCAAAACCACCACTGGCAAGTATCTCATCATTTGGACTCAAGGCAATAGAGGGTACACCTATACTCTCATGCTGGAAAGTTTTTAAGCATTGCTCACTATTAAGATCCCATAACCTAATTGTTGCTTCATCACCGCTGCTGGCAAGGAAATGACCATCTGCGCTAAAGGCAATTGAACGAATCCAATTTGTGTGTCCTTTTAACGTTACTTTGCAGGAGCCAGTGTGAATATGCCATAATCTTACAGTTCGATCTAAACCACCACTGGCTAAGAATTGACCGTTTGGACTAAATGCAATTGAGATAACACTTTTAAGTGCTTGAAAAGTTTTAAAACACTCACCCGTCAAAGTGTTCCAGAGTTTCACCATCCCGTCACCACTACTGCTGGCAATCAATTTACAATCTGGACTGAAGACAACTGAACGAATCCAATCACTATGTCCTTGCATAACTTTTAGACACTCACCAGTATCGGGGTTCCACAACCTTACTGTTCTATCATGACCAGCACTAGCAATCATTTTACTGTCAGAACTAAAAGCTACTGAACGTATCAAGTCAGTTTGTTCTTGAGTAACTTTTAAGCATTTACCTGTACTAACATCCCATATTTTTACGACTTGATCGTGTCCACCGCTAATAAGACTCTGACCATCAGGACTAAAACTTATTGAACGTACAGCATTGTTATATCCCTGAAAAATTCTCAAACATTCTCCTGTATTCACATCCCAAAACCTAAATGTTTGATCTCTACTGCCACTAGCAAGAGTTTTGCCGTTTAAGCTAAAAGCCACTGCCCAAACTGAACTCGTATGTCCTAGTAAAATTTTCAGGCATTTTCCAGTATGAAGATTCCATAATTTCACCGTTTGATCTCCACCACCACTGGCAAGAGTCTGACCATCAGGACTAAAGGCAACTGAATTAATCCAAATATCATGTGCGTGTAAAGCTTTTAGGCATTCTCCAGTGCTGACATTCCATAACCTGATTGTTTGATCGGCACTGCCACTGGCAAGTATCTGATTATTTGGACTAAAAGCAACAGATTCTACATTATGTTTATG contains the following coding sequences:
- a CDS encoding CHASE2 domain-containing serine/threonine-protein kinase, with product MRNLFALPAIASSVVVTILLSGLQQLGILQPLELRVFDQMMQLRTNLKADSRLLIVEVTEADIKNLKFPLPGTVLNTLLNKLEEYEPRVIGLDIFRDLPVEPGHTKLLEHLKLSDIIVPVCKQSNVNEPAIPPPDGIEPLRVGFSDIVEDPDGAIRRNLLLHEPAANDPCATPYSFSLQLALKYLEVGGIQPQFTSKQELKLGNTLFKPLRSNSGGYQNVDDGGYQILLNYRSGKEIAQRVTVTDVLSDKVNPDLVKDRIVLIGSTAVSLKDIFNTPYSSGKLDNSGKMPGVVIHAHSVSQILSAVLKPQQPLFWFLPQWAEVVWIFVWSLAGGLIASRIQHPMPLGIASGVVIAVLIGSNFFIFTQAGWIPVVSPAFGLVLGAGSMLGYTAYQSKQEQEEIAQRVQEQQEAIAQLQALLRQGESSSIPTTEIIYPVNIGQEIPLNTLLSNRYKIAEHLGGGGFSRTYLALDTQRPGNPQCVVKQLKPANQETQYLKVVRRLFNTEADILEVLGKHQQIPQLLAYFEENQQFYLVQEFIKGYPLNKEISPGKRLSELQVIELLKDVLQVLSFVHSYSVIHRDIKPNNLIRREDGRIVLIDFGAVKLIQPQREDNYINEIQENQTIAIVTPGYAPSEQTSGQPKLNSDIYALGIVAIQALTGVDPRKFGRNPNTGELVVLTQANGISQYWHELAQVSHKLITILDRMVKLDFTKRYQSVTEVLKSLESLKT
- a CDS encoding WD40 repeat domain-containing protein, with translation MVKLWNTLTGECFKTFQALKSVISIAFSPNGQFLASGGLDRTVRLWHIHTGSCKVTLKGHTNWIRSIAFSADGHFLASSGDEATIRLWDLNSEQCLKTFQHESIGVPSIALSPNDEILASGGFDNTIRLWDVSSGKCLKILQGHTQWITSVIFSPDGNTIASSSGDGTIKFWDIKTGNCVKTLRDRPYERMNITGVKGLTSAEIATLKALGAVEDEA